One window from the genome of Nomascus leucogenys isolate Asia chromosome 12, Asia_NLE_v1, whole genome shotgun sequence encodes:
- the ZC3H12A gene encoding endoribonuclease ZC3H12A, protein MSGPCGEKPVLEASPTMSLWEFEDSHSRQGTPRLAQEPAAEEASAVELQMKVDFFRKLGYSSTEIHSVLQKLGVQADTNTVLGELVKHGTATERERQASPDPSPQLPLVPRGGGTPKAPNLEPPLPEEDKEGSDLRPVVIDGSNVAMSHGNKEVFSCRGILLAVNWFLERGHTDITVFVPSWRKEQPRPDVPITDQHILRELEKKKILVFTPSRRVGGKRVVCYDDRFIVKLAYESDGIVVSNDTYRDLQGERQEWKRFIEERLLMYSFVNDKFMPPDDPLGRHGPSLDNFLRKKPLTLEHRKQPCPYGRKCTYGIKCRFFHPERPSCPQRSVADELRANALLSPPRAPSKDKSGQRPSPSSQSSSLLTESEQCSLDGKKLGAQASPGPHQEGLTQTYAPSGRSLVPSGGSGSSFGPTDWLPQTLDSLPCVSQDCLDSGIGSLESQMSELWGVRGGGPGEPGPPRAPYTGYSPYGSELPATAAFSAFGRAMGAGHFSVPADYPPPPPAFPPREYWSEPYPLPPPTPVLQEPPVQSPGAGRSPWGRAGSLAKEQASVYTKLCGVFPPHLVEAVMGRFPQLLDPQQLAAEILSYKSQHPSE, encoded by the exons ATGAGTGGCCCCTGTGGAGAGAAGCCTGTCCTGGAAGCCAGCCCCACCATGAGTCTGTGGGAATTTGAGGACAGCCACAGCCGTCAGGGCACCCCCAGGCTGGCTCAAGAGCCGGCCGCTGAGGAGGCCTCGGCTGTGGAACTGCAGATGAAGGTGGACTTTTTCCGGAAGCTGGGCTATTCATCCACGGAGATCCACAGCGTCCTGCAGAAGCTGGGCGTCCAGGCAGACACCAACACGGTGCTGGGCGAGCTGGTGAAACACGGGACAGCCACCGAGCGGGAGCGCCAGGCCTCACCGGACCCCTCCCCTCAGCTCCCTCTAGTCCCGCGGGGTGGTGGCACCCCTAAGGCTCCCAACCTGGAGCCTCCACTCCCAGAAGAGGACAAGGAGGGCAGCGACCTGAGACCAGTGGTCATCGATGGGAGCAACGTGGCCATGAG CCATGGGAACAAGGAGGTCTTCTCCTGCCGGGGCATCCTGCTGGCGGTGAACTGGTTTCTGGAGCGGGGCCACACAGACATCACAGTGTTTGTGCCATCCTGGAGGAAGGAGCAGCCTCGGCCCGATGTGCCCATCACAG ACCAGCACATCCTGCGGGAACTGGAGAAGAAGAAGATCCTGGTGTTCACACCATCGCGGCGCGTGGGTGGCAAGCGGGTGGTGTGCTATGACGACAGATTCATTGTGAAGCTGGCCTACGAGTCTGACGGGATCGTGGTTTCCAACGACACGTACCGCGACCTCCAAGGCGAGCGGCAGGAGTGGAAGCGCTTCATCGAGGAGCGGCTGCTCATGTACTCCTTCGTCAATGACAA GTTTATGCCCCCTGATGACCCACTGGGCCGGCACgggcccagcctggacaacttccTGCGTAAGAAGCCACTCACTTTGGAGCACAGGAAGCAGCCGTGTCCCTATG GGAGGAAATGCACCTATGGGATCAAGTGCCGATTCTTCCACCCAGAGCGGCCAAGCTGCCCCCAGCGCTCTGTGGCAGATGAGCTCCGCGCCAATGCTCTCCTCTCACCCCCCAGGGCCCCAAGCAAGGACAAAAGTGGCCAGCGGCCTTCACCTTCATCCCAGTCCAGCTCTCTGCTAACAGAGAGTGAGCAATGCAGCCTGGATGGGAAGAAGCTGGGGGCCCAGGCATCCCCAGGGCCCCACCAAGAGGGTCTAACACAGACCTATGCCCCATCAGGCAGGAGCCTCGTACCTAGCGGGGGCAGTGGCAGCAGCTTCGGGCCCACAGACTGGCTCCCGCAGACCCTGGACTCACTCCCGTGCGTCTCCCAGGATTGCCTGGACTCGGGTATTGGCTCCCTGGAGAGCCAGATGTCGGAACTTTGGGGGGTTCGAGGAGGAGGCCCTGGTGAGCCGGGCCCACCCCGAGCCCCTTACACGGGCTACAGTCCCTATGGATCCGAGCTCCCAGCCACTGCGGCCTTCTCTGCCTTTGGCCGGGCCATGGGTGCTGGCCACTTCAGTGTCCCTGCCGACTAcccacccccgccccctgccTTTCCGCCTCGAGAGTACTGGTCTGAACCGTAcccactgcccccacccacaCCAGTCCTTCAGGAGCCCCCAGTGCAGAGCCCAGGGGCTGGCAGGAGCCCATGGGGCAGGGCAGGCAGTCTGGCCAAGGAGCAGGCCAGCGTGTATACCAAGCTGTGTGGTGTGTTTCCCCCGCACCTGGTGGAGGCTGTGATGGGGCGCTTCCCACAGCTCCTGGACCCCCAGCAGCTGGCTGCCGAGATCCTCTCCTACAAGTCCCAGCACCCCAGTGAGTAA